A window from uncultured Desulfobacter sp. encodes these proteins:
- a CDS encoding ABC transporter ATP-binding protein, giving the protein MNDSQEYVVRLQDVHKTYLLGKVEVKALRGVTADISKREFSVVVGPSGSGKSTLLNLIGCIDCPSSGRIKICGQDMGEFDDNELTDFRADKIGFIFQNFNLIPVLSAYENIEYPLLLTNKTSAEERKDRVMGILKSVGLEAQKNHRPSELSGGQRQRVAIARALVKNPMIVLADEPTANLDSKTGQEIIELMHEVQNECGAAFIFSTHDAKVMDQADSVFEIKDGRLNSNNH; this is encoded by the coding sequence ATGAATGATAGTCAGGAATATGTGGTTCGTTTACAAGACGTTCATAAAACGTATCTTTTGGGCAAGGTGGAAGTCAAGGCCTTGAGGGGGGTGACGGCCGATATCTCCAAGCGCGAATTTTCCGTTGTGGTCGGACCCTCGGGGAGCGGTAAAAGCACGCTTTTAAATCTCATCGGATGCATCGACTGTCCCAGCAGCGGTAGAATCAAAATTTGCGGACAGGATATGGGGGAATTCGACGATAATGAGCTTACGGATTTCAGGGCGGATAAAATCGGCTTTATTTTTCAGAATTTCAACCTCATTCCAGTTTTATCGGCGTATGAAAACATCGAATATCCGCTCCTTTTGACCAACAAGACGTCGGCCGAAGAGCGTAAGGACCGCGTGATGGGAATCCTTAAATCGGTGGGGCTCGAAGCGCAGAAAAATCATCGGCCCTCGGAGTTGAGCGGCGGACAGCGCCAGCGCGTTGCCATCGCTCGCGCCCTGGTGAAAAACCCCATGATTGTTCTCGCCGACGAGCCCACCGCCAATCTGGACAGCAAGACAGGACAAGAGATCATTGAGCTGATGCACGAAGTGCAGAACGAATGCGGCGCGGCTTTTATATTTTCCACCCATGATGCCAAAGTCATGGACCAGGCGGATAGCGTGTTCGAAATCAAGGACGGTCGGCTTAACAGCAATAACCATTGA
- a CDS encoding HesA/MoeB/ThiF family protein encodes MPLSEEEKELYSRQIAFMGEEKQAELKNKKVLVLGAGGLGSPVLYYLAGAGVGEITICDFDEVSLSNLNRQILHDYNRIGTNKAQSAKQTLNQFNPWIKINAMTEKMTLDQLDKIAKDQDLVIEATDAMAHKEEVNRKLVSGGVACIHAIALGMGGFCFIAAGGTICLNCLFKKAPVFTAGRALPFEYYPSFGAAVGMLGSMIGIISMRYLLGFEAGVMNRIFYLSQQLPFKKLMLSARGLKAIMTDHFKNSLKASENNFPENDVLATEHFISADPGCEACGNKKQSNIIEQYR; translated from the coding sequence GTGCCCTTATCCGAAGAGGAAAAAGAGTTGTACAGCCGCCAAATTGCTTTTATGGGAGAAGAAAAGCAAGCGGAATTGAAAAATAAAAAAGTTCTTGTGTTGGGTGCCGGAGGCTTAGGAAGTCCCGTTTTATACTATCTGGCCGGTGCCGGCGTCGGAGAGATAACCATTTGCGATTTTGATGAGGTGAGCCTCTCCAATCTGAATCGGCAGATTCTTCACGATTACAACCGCATCGGTACCAACAAGGCTCAATCAGCTAAACAAACCCTGAATCAATTCAATCCATGGATAAAAATTAACGCCATGACGGAAAAAATGACGCTGGACCAGTTAGATAAGATTGCAAAAGATCAGGACCTGGTTATCGAGGCGACCGACGCCATGGCGCACAAGGAGGAGGTAAACAGAAAACTGGTCTCGGGAGGTGTTGCCTGCATTCACGCCATCGCCCTGGGAATGGGAGGCTTCTGCTTTATAGCGGCCGGGGGGACGATCTGTCTGAACTGCCTGTTTAAAAAGGCGCCGGTGTTTACCGCTGGAAGAGCGCTTCCCTTTGAATACTATCCCAGTTTCGGTGCTGCGGTGGGGATGCTGGGATCAATGATCGGCATCATCTCCATGCGTTATCTGCTTGGATTTGAGGCCGGTGTGATGAACAGGATTTTTTATCTTTCCCAACAGCTTCCCTTCAAAAAACTGATGCTCAGTGCACGCGGCCTAAAAGCGATCATGACGGATCATTTTAAAAATTCGTTAAAGGCGTCTGAAAATAACTTTCCGGAAAATGATGTTCTTGCGACCGAGCACTTCATATCGGCCGATCCCGGATGTGAGGCCTGCGGAAACAAAAAACAGTCTAACATCATAGAACAGTATAGGTGA
- a CDS encoding radical SAM protein, protein MKVTLINTNNYKKPWPVMPLGLCMVASALEEAGHEIKFVDLCFSKDPISDLNNAFAQFIPDCVGIGIRNIDNCVGHDPVFLLDETKIMIDQVKALFHGPILLGGSAVSINTEEILDFFDLSYASCGDGEIVATEFVDRLQKGASLNDVRGLTIREGGRIVKQAEYVFDTDVDKLQIPMPHKYLNIEGYSQFDIPLQIQTKRGCLLRCNYCPNRYIEGRNYRLVNPQKIADHIELLVKETGIKRVEFVDSTFNIPMKHSKEVLRAIIDKKLDIGVNALGLHPAGIDEEYVNLMAEAGFETASLGIDAACDVTLKDMQKGFERSKILECVELLKKKNFPIAWYLLVGTEAESAETLYDTLDFVSTHAHLWDCIFIGVGMRVYNGSPLADRIMKAQPEATDDRFLKPIAARPETDLDTLKILTRHYAVGKHNIVIYNDENTPEFIHKMGFAFVKRFFPHMPVWRILITMRYLNKITGILAVQQFFYRLRYFKTFSRVDRQRLLNAYDNPV, encoded by the coding sequence ATGAAAGTTACCTTGATCAACACGAACAATTACAAAAAACCATGGCCGGTTATGCCTCTGGGACTCTGCATGGTTGCTTCCGCTCTTGAAGAGGCGGGACACGAGATTAAATTCGTTGACCTTTGTTTTTCAAAAGATCCCATCTCGGATCTGAATAATGCTTTTGCACAATTCATTCCTGACTGTGTTGGGATCGGAATCCGCAACATCGACAACTGCGTCGGCCATGATCCTGTTTTTTTACTGGACGAAACCAAAATTATGATAGATCAAGTCAAGGCGTTGTTTCACGGCCCCATTCTTTTGGGCGGCTCCGCTGTTTCCATCAATACCGAAGAAATTCTCGACTTTTTCGATCTCTCCTATGCCTCATGCGGAGACGGAGAAATTGTGGCGACCGAATTTGTTGATCGCCTTCAAAAGGGAGCATCTCTTAATGACGTACGGGGGCTTACGATCCGTGAGGGCGGTCGGATTGTCAAACAGGCCGAGTACGTCTTTGATACGGACGTCGATAAGCTGCAAATTCCAATGCCCCATAAATATCTGAATATTGAAGGATATAGCCAGTTTGACATCCCGTTGCAGATTCAGACGAAACGCGGATGCCTTCTTCGGTGCAATTACTGCCCCAACCGTTATATAGAGGGCAGGAACTACCGCCTTGTTAATCCACAAAAAATTGCTGACCACATTGAGCTGCTGGTCAAAGAGACCGGAATCAAGCGTGTAGAGTTCGTTGACAGTACGTTCAATATTCCTATGAAACACTCTAAAGAAGTGCTTCGCGCCATAATAGATAAAAAATTGGATATCGGCGTGAATGCACTTGGTCTACATCCGGCGGGAATCGATGAAGAGTATGTAAATTTAATGGCTGAAGCCGGATTTGAAACGGCTTCATTAGGCATCGATGCTGCCTGCGACGTCACCTTGAAAGATATGCAAAAAGGTTTTGAAAGATCAAAAATATTAGAATGCGTAGAATTACTTAAGAAAAAAAACTTTCCCATTGCCTGGTACCTTTTGGTCGGAACCGAAGCAGAAAGTGCGGAGACTCTCTATGATACGCTCGATTTCGTAAGTACCCACGCCCATCTTTGGGACTGTATTTTCATTGGCGTGGGCATGAGGGTCTATAACGGCTCACCTTTGGCCGACCGGATCATGAAAGCACAGCCGGAGGCTACCGACGACCGATTCTTAAAACCGATAGCGGCCCGGCCCGAAACCGATCTTGACACGCTGAAAATTCTTACCAGGCATTACGCGGTCGGAAAACACAACATCGTCATTTACAACGATGAAAATACGCCCGAATTTATCCATAAAATGGGTTTTGCGTTTGTGAAACGATTTTTTCCCCATATGCCCGTATGGAGAATTCTCATTACTATGCGTTACTTAAACAAAATTACGGGGATTTTGGCCGTACAGCAGTTCTTCTACCGACTCAGGTACTTTAAAACTTTTAGCCGGGTAGATCGGCAAAGATTACTCAACGCGTATGACAATCCGGTGTAA
- a CDS encoding beta-ketoacyl synthase N-terminal-like domain-containing protein has protein sequence MNDGVLITGMSCVTSAGLDKQMLLDAITQQRFCLKAEYGGAGGRKITNAGLIDRLSPALENYENSAGSSKNLALFVHAAQQAMEDAGIWVNGCSRSALPFDSPFSDRLKTESFPVVLGSNYGFPVPYMDLFSVRDKKNKSLEDSAMQPMYKLHFREDMITMALQKHLGIGIEKICANMQCTSGLFSIMIAASRIKNGEVDVALAGGYDLFESSTYWVLRMAGLIDPNRATPFDQNHNGFNYGEGIGFLVLESEAAARKRGVTAGYGKLRSCAVNCSPSDGTPSVSAIAKTIEQALRQAGLEREDVDFISPHGCGIPDMDNVESSALKRFFGDAAARIPMANYTPYIGYSFAASGITDLIAILYGLKKDAVLPGFSPEKPNELSDFNFFSSPAPSDSVQNILKLKMGYSGAVVAMIISACENNGTQSGGK, from the coding sequence ATGAACGATGGTGTTTTGATAACCGGCATGTCTTGCGTAACTTCTGCGGGCCTTGACAAGCAAATGTTGTTGGATGCGATTACACAGCAACGGTTTTGTCTGAAAGCCGAATATGGAGGGGCCGGGGGAAGAAAGATAACAAACGCAGGCCTGATAGATCGGTTATCCCCAGCGCTTGAAAATTATGAAAATTCGGCAGGATCATCCAAAAATCTCGCCTTGTTTGTCCATGCGGCGCAACAGGCCATGGAAGACGCCGGAATTTGGGTTAACGGATGCAGCAGGTCAGCTCTCCCTTTTGACTCTCCATTTTCAGACCGGTTGAAAACCGAATCTTTTCCGGTGGTTCTGGGGAGCAATTACGGTTTCCCCGTACCGTATATGGATTTGTTCTCCGTACGGGACAAAAAGAATAAATCCTTAGAGGATTCGGCCATGCAGCCCATGTATAAGCTTCACTTCCGCGAAGACATGATTACGATGGCTCTTCAGAAACATCTCGGCATCGGCATCGAGAAAATATGTGCGAATATGCAATGTACATCCGGCCTGTTTTCAATAATGATTGCGGCGTCAAGGATAAAAAATGGGGAAGTGGATGTTGCACTGGCCGGAGGATACGATTTATTTGAATCTTCCACCTATTGGGTGTTGCGTATGGCGGGTTTGATTGATCCGAACCGAGCCACACCTTTTGATCAGAATCATAATGGATTCAATTACGGAGAGGGCATTGGCTTTCTGGTTCTGGAAAGTGAGGCGGCCGCAAGAAAGAGAGGTGTGACCGCCGGATACGGCAAACTGAGGAGCTGCGCTGTCAATTGCAGCCCTTCGGACGGTACGCCTTCGGTTTCCGCCATCGCTAAAACCATTGAACAGGCGTTGCGTCAGGCCGGACTCGAAAGAGAAGATGTAGACTTTATCAGTCCTCACGGATGTGGCATTCCGGACATGGACAATGTGGAAAGCAGTGCCCTGAAAAGATTCTTCGGAGATGCGGCAGCCCGAATTCCCATGGCAAATTATACGCCATATATTGGCTACAGTTTTGCGGCGTCCGGAATAACGGACTTGATTGCGATTCTGTACGGCCTGAAAAAAGACGCTGTTTTACCTGGATTCAGCCCTGAAAAGCCAAATGAACTTTCCGATTTTAATTTTTTTTCATCTCCTGCCCCCTCGGATTCGGTTCAAAATATTTTGAAGCTGAAAATGGGGTACAGCGGTGCAGTGGTAGCCATGATCATCTCTGCATGTGAAAATAATGGAACCCAAAGCGGTGGAAAATGA
- the fabZ gene encoding 3-hydroxyacyl-ACP dehydratase FabZ produces the protein MKYLYDADAINRMIPQKYPFSLVDRVVSHKPGKSIICIKNVTQNEAYFVGHFPDRKIMPGVLICEALAQTCALLGVLDAKAKKDNGPNGDRAENAEPAIGFLASVNLKFMNPVTPGDQLFLRAISSKEFGGLKAFEVEALSDKEVACKGVIKTTLRKEEIS, from the coding sequence ATGAAATACTTGTATGATGCAGATGCGATCAATAGGATGATTCCCCAGAAATATCCATTCAGCCTGGTGGACCGGGTGGTGAGCCACAAACCGGGAAAAAGCATAATTTGTATAAAAAACGTCACCCAGAACGAGGCGTATTTTGTCGGTCATTTTCCGGATCGGAAAATTATGCCGGGGGTTTTAATCTGTGAGGCTCTGGCCCAGACCTGTGCGCTGTTAGGCGTCCTTGACGCCAAGGCGAAAAAGGATAACGGGCCAAACGGAGACCGTGCCGAAAACGCCGAACCCGCAATCGGTTTTTTGGCCTCGGTGAATTTGAAATTCATGAATCCGGTTACGCCCGGCGATCAACTTTTCCTCAGGGCCATATCCTCCAAGGAGTTCGGCGGACTCAAGGCCTTCGAGGTGGAGGCGCTGTCGGACAAAGAGGTCGCCTGTAAAGGGGTCATTAAGACCACCCTTCGTAAGGAAGAGATTTCATGA
- a CDS encoding ACP S-malonyltransferase, producing the protein MAQTADETLIFMFPGQGAQEAKMFKDVYQEYGECRKIWKTASEIFGEDLIDICMNRPFKEMQRTDRAQILINTCNIIMFELIRKQGILPDYVMGHSAGELTALYASGAVELEDALYLVACRGKYMYEAATKYRGKMIAVMNVGFEDVKKELETYQSYGIISIGNYNSNSQFVITGDYETVTGYENRMREIYGARVVDLKQQGAWHSRHMDEAREKFGKSISKVNFKKPQIPIMLNYSAESVSDVDQLRYQLSNILTSTVNWYPLLETFISKPSPVFVEVGPNKILRGLLRSSYQHLGVKDYTVMNVNDCFSYKKFLKMTESREKAVNEHEILV; encoded by the coding sequence ATGGCGCAAACGGCTGATGAAACGCTCATTTTTATGTTCCCGGGCCAGGGTGCCCAGGAAGCCAAGATGTTTAAGGATGTTTACCAAGAGTACGGCGAATGCCGTAAAATTTGGAAAACGGCCAGCGAGATTTTCGGTGAGGATCTGATCGATATCTGCATGAATCGTCCGTTTAAAGAGATGCAGCGCACCGACCGGGCCCAGATCCTGATCAATACCTGCAACATTATCATGTTCGAGCTGATAAGAAAGCAGGGTATTTTGCCCGATTACGTCATGGGGCACAGTGCCGGAGAACTGACTGCTCTATACGCTTCGGGCGCAGTGGAATTGGAGGATGCCCTGTACCTGGTTGCGTGCCGTGGGAAATACATGTACGAGGCTGCAACAAAGTATCGGGGTAAAATGATCGCTGTCATGAACGTTGGTTTTGAGGATGTAAAAAAAGAGCTGGAAACCTATCAATCCTACGGCATCATTTCCATCGGAAACTACAATTCCAACAGCCAGTTTGTAATAACCGGCGACTATGAAACCGTCACCGGTTATGAAAACCGTATGCGCGAAATTTACGGTGCCCGCGTCGTTGATCTTAAACAGCAGGGTGCTTGGCACTCACGTCATATGGACGAGGCCAGGGAGAAGTTTGGAAAGTCGATTTCCAAGGTGAATTTTAAAAAACCGCAAATTCCCATTATGCTCAATTACAGCGCCGAGTCGGTAAGCGATGTTGACCAGCTCAGGTATCAGCTCTCCAATATTTTAACATCCACTGTCAACTGGTATCCGCTTTTGGAAACATTCATCAGCAAACCGTCTCCGGTTTTCGTGGAAGTCGGTCCCAATAAAATACTTCGCGGTCTGCTTCGAAGCAGTTATCAACATCTGGGGGTTAAGGATTATACGGTTATGAACGTGAATGACTGTTTTTCCTATAAAAAATTTTTAAAAATGACAGAAAGTCGTGAGAAAGCGGTAAACGAACATGAAATACTTGTATGA
- the fabG gene encoding 3-oxoacyl-ACP reductase FabG, with the protein MEPILENKTALVTGGTRGIGQAVVREFLAQGAKVFFNYSGNEKAAESLIQSLRQEGYSDVEAFQCSVTDSKMVKKMVIDIKKKAGGIDILVNNAGITRDNFLMMLSEQDWDDVIKTNLYGVFNCTKAVGRIMAGAKKGVVINIASVAAIHGAPGQANYSASKGGIIAFTKSAAMELIEKGIRINCILPGFIQTEMTYKIASDIREKLVKQIPGKRMGDPEEVAYLASFLASDRAKYIIGQSFVIDGGLTHGANG; encoded by the coding sequence ATGGAGCCAATACTCGAAAATAAGACGGCACTGGTGACCGGCGGAACCCGCGGCATTGGCCAGGCCGTTGTAAGGGAGTTTCTCGCACAGGGCGCTAAGGTTTTTTTTAACTACAGCGGCAATGAAAAGGCGGCTGAAAGTCTTATCCAAAGCCTCCGTCAGGAGGGCTATTCCGACGTTGAAGCGTTTCAGTGTTCGGTCACGGATTCGAAAATGGTTAAAAAAATGGTCATTGATATTAAAAAAAAAGCTGGGGGCATCGACATTCTGGTCAATAACGCAGGCATTACCAGGGATAACTTTTTGATGATGCTTTCAGAGCAGGATTGGGACGATGTAATCAAAACCAATCTTTACGGCGTGTTTAACTGTACCAAAGCCGTGGGAAGAATTATGGCGGGCGCCAAAAAAGGAGTGGTCATCAACATCGCCTCGGTTGCTGCGATACATGGCGCGCCGGGCCAGGCCAACTACTCTGCGTCCAAAGGCGGCATCATAGCCTTTACCAAAAGTGCGGCCATGGAACTGATCGAAAAGGGAATCCGGATTAACTGTATTCTTCCGGGATTTATCCAGACGGAAATGACTTACAAGATTGCATCGGACATTCGTGAAAAGCTGGTCAAACAGATTCCCGGAAAAAGGATGGGTGATCCGGAAGAGGTGGCCTATCTGGCTTCGTTTCTGGCTTCCGACCGGGCCAAATACATCATTGGACAATCTTTTGTAATTGACGGAGGTTTGACTCATGGCGCAAACGGCTGA
- a CDS encoding glycine cleavage T C-terminal barrel domain-containing protein gives MNNTLLLKEKFVEEQFEFSIDANRMESPAVSRSLEKEYQAVREGIAAADLSDVLIYEIIGDEAADYLDFVLTGSVFRLREEHLLHTLCVDDAGEILSDVYVLNIDSEKYYLLADGGDYEALDGFLRKNIEGFDITLKDVRDEYALFSIDGPHCTFCVKEVFGPEVLGLRYMAFLPVEENSGDVYVCRAGKTGEYGYWIMSPRKNGVSIFEKIWSAAGQTDYPMALYGRRLDKLLRLENNFFNYETVKNLTRNPFEIGMFWAVDLDKDMAAKDAVDKIIESTVGRKVIGFRADRGALSQGDSIYYKGTQIGQVIDIQPSPSQDGWIGQGLLDADYVYTGLSYEAGEDPVEIITVNMPFILNKSLSVKVS, from the coding sequence ATGAACAACACATTACTTTTAAAAGAGAAGTTTGTTGAGGAACAATTTGAATTTAGTATCGATGCCAACCGGATGGAGTCGCCGGCTGTTTCGCGGTCCCTGGAAAAGGAGTACCAGGCCGTTCGGGAGGGAATTGCAGCAGCTGACTTATCCGATGTTCTCATTTATGAAATTATTGGAGACGAGGCCGCGGATTACCTGGATTTTGTCCTGACCGGTTCTGTTTTCCGGCTTCGGGAGGAGCATCTCCTTCACACCCTTTGTGTGGACGACGCCGGAGAAATTCTGTCCGACGTTTATGTACTCAATATCGACAGTGAGAAATATTATTTGCTGGCGGATGGCGGGGACTATGAAGCGCTGGACGGATTTTTACGAAAGAACATCGAAGGGTTTGATATTACGTTAAAAGACGTGAGGGATGAATATGCGTTATTTTCCATTGACGGTCCTCATTGCACCTTTTGCGTAAAGGAAGTTTTCGGCCCTGAGGTCCTGGGGCTTCGATACATGGCCTTTCTTCCTGTCGAGGAAAACAGCGGTGACGTTTATGTCTGCCGGGCCGGAAAAACAGGCGAATACGGTTACTGGATCATGAGTCCCCGAAAAAACGGTGTTTCCATCTTTGAAAAAATTTGGAGCGCGGCCGGGCAGACCGATTATCCAATGGCGCTTTACGGACGCAGACTGGATAAGCTGCTAAGACTTGAAAATAATTTTTTCAATTATGAGACCGTTAAAAATTTGACGAGAAATCCCTTTGAAATAGGAATGTTTTGGGCTGTGGACCTGGATAAGGACATGGCCGCCAAGGACGCTGTAGACAAGATAATCGAGAGTACCGTCGGAAGAAAGGTGATCGGATTTCGGGCCGACAGGGGCGCTTTGAGCCAGGGTGACTCCATCTATTATAAGGGGACACAAATCGGGCAAGTTATCGATATTCAGCCCTCGCCGTCCCAAGATGGCTGGATTGGGCAGGGGCTTTTGGACGCGGATTACGTTTATACGGGACTCAGCTACGAAGCGGGGGAGGACCCAGTAGAGATTATAACCGTCAACATGCCTTTTATCCTGAACAAAAGTCTGTCGGTAAAGGTTTCCTAA
- a CDS encoding phosphopantetheine-binding protein, with product MDAELYALIEPKKNVYERLIGCLKENFNIPYPEELIHPDAPLFGSGLGLDSIDSLELIMVVENEFCISIDENDMPSMRTLNLLTDHILNSSEDEQ from the coding sequence ATGGACGCTGAATTGTATGCATTGATTGAACCCAAAAAAAACGTTTATGAAAGGCTGATTGGCTGTCTGAAGGAAAATTTCAATATTCCGTATCCCGAAGAGCTGATTCATCCGGACGCTCCATTGTTTGGAAGCGGACTGGGTCTGGACTCCATTGATTCATTGGAGCTGATCATGGTTGTGGAAAATGAATTCTGCATCTCCATCGATGAAAACGACATGCCGTCCATGCGAACCTTGAATTTGCTGACGGATCATATTCTGAACTCGTCTGAAGATGAGCAATAA
- a CDS encoding beta-ketoacyl-[acyl-carrier-protein] synthase family protein, with product MKTRVAITGMGVICGIGKDKAEFMDAVRQGRSGIRPIRRFDASMYDCRYGCEVDNYNETEHFDARILQYANLCTQFGLLAVREAVAQSGLELDKIDPYDVGVCVGSSHGALDVIHDFYKKINAGEYDGIDSLYLFRKLHGSIIKVIAHEYQVKGMISMISTACASGSNAMGMAMDWIRSGKSRYVITGGSDVLDQALHAGFWALKALSDEPCSPFSGKTGITLGEGAAFFILENIETAKKRNAPILAEVFGYGTSGDAYHATSPEPRGKGARLAMERAVEDAGIDRSQIDYVNAHGTGTDGNDAMESIAHTMFFGDLASKIPVSSSKPYFGHATGAAGSLETCAAILCMNEDILPPTLNFSEPRYNYPIDYIPNKVREKKINLFLNCNYGFAGNNSINVIGRYRENAKTGVTQKEKRRVAITGIGVVSPIGVGMEQFAEALRTGKHGICKITRFDVEKYCGNHACCMEKFDPSMFDRKIHADNRMDLVSQYSTTAASLCLQDADISKNRKKRNEVGIVMCVSSAPRRGIDKHLTQMIEKGPRFPSSAYFPYSTQNSALGHVNVSLGLMGPTSNLHVDGCSGFNGMIYGQMMVQSGQADKIIVGGGDEVFRSYFEELSILKEISGKDSPISLFCEDENGYHPGEGGIFMMLEPVEEAKQRGAKIQAEILGSFITTDANPDMHVNDPSGEGLIKALEKAMDDAGVDAGDIGWICCTERGLASVRKAETAAIKRFWGNVLNDVVIVNTVPFIGWMDSVSVLMNLAAVMLGAKEGENIVRQGENGNASIFSTALSNRRPSETRPLGACIGTAREGFNYALIVNPAGE from the coding sequence ATGAAGACGCGTGTGGCAATAACAGGAATGGGCGTCATCTGCGGGATCGGAAAGGACAAGGCCGAGTTTATGGACGCTGTCAGACAGGGTCGGTCCGGGATTCGTCCGATCCGCAGGTTTGATGCATCCATGTACGACTGCCGATATGGTTGCGAGGTGGACAATTATAATGAAACCGAGCATTTTGATGCGCGGATTTTGCAATATGCCAATCTGTGCACTCAATTCGGACTGCTGGCGGTCAGAGAAGCAGTGGCGCAGTCCGGTCTGGAACTTGATAAAATCGATCCTTATGATGTGGGCGTCTGCGTGGGAAGCTCCCACGGCGCACTGGATGTGATTCATGATTTTTATAAAAAAATTAATGCCGGTGAATATGATGGCATTGATTCTTTGTACCTTTTTCGGAAACTGCATGGATCAATCATCAAGGTCATCGCCCATGAGTATCAGGTCAAGGGTATGATTTCAATGATCTCCACGGCGTGCGCATCGGGATCCAACGCTATGGGCATGGCCATGGACTGGATTCGGTCCGGCAAGTCCAGATATGTGATTACCGGCGGCTCGGATGTTTTGGATCAGGCCTTGCACGCAGGGTTCTGGGCGTTGAAGGCGTTATCCGATGAGCCATGCTCTCCTTTTTCCGGCAAGACGGGCATCACATTGGGTGAGGGAGCTGCTTTTTTCATACTGGAAAATATAGAAACGGCGAAGAAAAGAAACGCGCCGATTTTGGCCGAAGTATTCGGCTATGGTACAAGCGGAGACGCCTACCACGCCACGTCTCCTGAGCCCCGGGGAAAGGGCGCACGCCTGGCCATGGAAAGGGCGGTCGAAGACGCCGGCATAGACAGGTCCCAGATTGATTATGTCAACGCCCACGGCACAGGCACTGACGGCAATGACGCCATGGAGAGCATTGCCCACACCATGTTTTTCGGGGATCTGGCATCAAAGATCCCCGTCAGCTCCTCGAAACCTTATTTTGGCCACGCCACTGGCGCGGCGGGAAGCCTGGAGACCTGCGCGGCAATTTTGTGCATGAACGAAGATATTCTGCCTCCTACACTCAACTTTTCCGAACCGCGTTACAATTATCCTATTGATTACATTCCCAACAAAGTGCGTGAAAAAAAAATTAATCTTTTCTTAAACTGCAATTACGGTTTTGCGGGAAACAACTCCATCAATGTGATTGGTCGTTATCGGGAGAACGCCAAAACGGGTGTAACCCAAAAGGAAAAAAGACGTGTAGCCATAACGGGAATTGGCGTTGTCTCGCCCATCGGCGTTGGTATGGAACAGTTCGCCGAGGCCTTGCGTACAGGTAAGCATGGCATTTGTAAAATCACGCGGTTTGATGTGGAAAAATATTGCGGCAATCATGCCTGCTGCATGGAAAAATTCGATCCTTCCATGTTCGACCGCAAGATTCATGCAGACAACCGAATGGATTTGGTCAGCCAGTACAGTACGACTGCTGCCAGCCTGTGTCTGCAAGATGCGGATATTTCCAAAAACCGGAAAAAAAGGAACGAAGTCGGCATCGTTATGTGCGTCTCCTCGGCGCCCAGACGCGGAATCGATAAACATCTGACGCAGATGATCGAAAAAGGCCCCCGGTTTCCCAGCTCCGCTTATTTTCCATACTCCACCCAAAATTCAGCCCTGGGCCACGTTAACGTATCTCTTGGCCTGATGGGACCCACATCCAATCTGCATGTGGATGGCTGCTCCGGGTTTAACGGCATGATTTACGGTCAGATGATGGTGCAGTCGGGGCAGGCGGACAAAATCATCGTGGGTGGCGGCGACGAAGTGTTCCGGTCGTATTTTGAGGAGCTTTCCATTCTAAAGGAGATCAGCGGAAAGGATAGTCCCATCTCTTTGTTTTGCGAGGACGAGAACGGTTATCATCCCGGTGAGGGTGGCATTTTTATGATGCTCGAGCCTGTGGAGGAGGCTAAACAACGCGGAGCGAAAATCCAGGCGGAAATTTTGGGCAGTTTTATCACCACGGATGCAAACCCGGATATGCATGTGAACGATCCGTCGGGTGAGGGCCTGATCAAGGCGTTGGAAAAAGCAATGGATGACGCCGGAGTTGATGCCGGCGACATCGGATGGATTTGCTGCACCGAAAGGGGACTGGCATCGGTCAGAAAGGCCGAGACCGCCGCAATCAAACGTTTCTGGGGCAACGTTTTAAACGATGTGGTCATTGTCAATACGGTTCCTTTTATCGGGTGGATGGATTCCGTATCTGTGCTCATGAATCTGGCGGCAGTCATGCTGGGTGCCAAAGAAGGGGAAAATATAGTCAGGCAGGGTGAAAATGGTAACGCCTCTATCTTTTCCACGGCCCTGTCCAACAGAAGGCCGTCGGAGACCAGACCCTTGGGCGCATGCATCGGAACGGCCAGAGAAGGATTTAATTACGCGCTTATTGTGAATCCGGCGGGCGAATGA